One region of Ornithorhynchus anatinus isolate Pmale09 chromosome X5, mOrnAna1.pri.v4, whole genome shotgun sequence genomic DNA includes:
- the ANXA1 gene encoding annexin A1 isoform X1: MKLGVSETSVKMAMVSEFLKQAWFMDNEEQEYIKTTKGSKGGHGSAVNTYPNFNPSADAAALDKAITAKGVDEATIIEILTKRTNAQRQQIKAAYQQAKGKPLDEALKKVLKGQFEDVVLAMLKTPAQFDADELRGAMKGLGTDEEALIEILASRTSQEIKAANRVYREELKRDLAKDITSDTSGDFQKALLSLAKGDRSEDPGVNDELADNDARALYEAGEKRKGTDVNVFNTILTTRSYPHLRRVFQKYAKYSQHDMNKVLDLELKGDIENCLTAIVKCATCKPAFFAEKLHLAMKGAGTRHKTLIRIMVSRAEIDMNEIKVYYQKLYGVSLCQAILDETKGDYETILVALCGGN, encoded by the exons ATGAAACTGGGAGTGTCAG AAACTTCTGTCAAAATGGCAATGGTATCAGAATTTCTCAAGCAGGCCTGGTTCATGGACAATGAAGAGCAAGAGTACATT AAAACCACAAAAGGCTCGAAAGGTGGACACGGGTCAGCAGTGAATACCTACCCCAACTTCAATCCATCTGCTGATGCTGCTGCCCTGGATAAAGCTATAACTGCTAAAG GTGTGGATGAAGCAACCATTATTGAAATCTTGACTAAGAGAACCAATGCCCAGCGCCAGCAGATCAAGGCAGCATACCAGCAGGCCAAAGGAAAG CCTCTGGATGAAGCTCTGAAGAAAGTCCTCAAAGGTCAATTTGAAGACGTTGTCCTGGCTATGCTGAAAACTCCAGCCCAGTTTGATGCTGACGAGCTCCGGGGTGCAATGAAG GGTCTTGGGACTGATGAAGAAGCCCTGATTGAAATTCTGGCTTCAAGAACCAGCCAGGAGATTAAAGCAGCAAACAGAGTCTACCGAGAGG AACTTAAGAGAGACCTTGCTAAAGATATCACCTCTGATACATCTGGGGACTTTCAGAAGGCTTTACTTTCTCTTGCCAAG GGAGACCGGAGCGAAGATCCTGGGGTGAATGATGAACTGGCTGATAATGATGCCAGG GCCTTATATGAagctggagagaaaaggaaaggaacagATGTGAATGTATTCAATACCATTCTTACGACAAGGAGCTATCCACATCTCCGCAGGG TGTTTCAGAAGTATGCCAAGTACAGCCAGCATGACATGAATAAGGTGTTGGATCTGGAGCTGAAGGGCGATATTGAGAACTGCCTGACAGCCATTG TGAAATGCGCTACATGCAAACCAGCTTTCTTTGCTGAGAAGCTGCACTTGGCCATGAAG GGCGCTGGAACTCGTCACAAGACACTAATCAGGATCATGGTTTCCCGTGCTGAAATTGACATGAATGAGATCAAGGTCTACTACCAGAAGCTGTATGGTGTATCTTTGTGCCAGGCTATTCTG GATGAAACAAAGGGGGACTATGAAACCATCCTGGTTGCTCTGTGTGGAGGAAACTAA
- the ANXA1 gene encoding annexin A1 isoform X2 codes for MAMVSEFLKQAWFMDNEEQEYIKTTKGSKGGHGSAVNTYPNFNPSADAAALDKAITAKGVDEATIIEILTKRTNAQRQQIKAAYQQAKGKPLDEALKKVLKGQFEDVVLAMLKTPAQFDADELRGAMKGLGTDEEALIEILASRTSQEIKAANRVYREELKRDLAKDITSDTSGDFQKALLSLAKGDRSEDPGVNDELADNDARALYEAGEKRKGTDVNVFNTILTTRSYPHLRRVFQKYAKYSQHDMNKVLDLELKGDIENCLTAIVKCATCKPAFFAEKLHLAMKGAGTRHKTLIRIMVSRAEIDMNEIKVYYQKLYGVSLCQAILDETKGDYETILVALCGGN; via the exons ATGGCAATGGTATCAGAATTTCTCAAGCAGGCCTGGTTCATGGACAATGAAGAGCAAGAGTACATT AAAACCACAAAAGGCTCGAAAGGTGGACACGGGTCAGCAGTGAATACCTACCCCAACTTCAATCCATCTGCTGATGCTGCTGCCCTGGATAAAGCTATAACTGCTAAAG GTGTGGATGAAGCAACCATTATTGAAATCTTGACTAAGAGAACCAATGCCCAGCGCCAGCAGATCAAGGCAGCATACCAGCAGGCCAAAGGAAAG CCTCTGGATGAAGCTCTGAAGAAAGTCCTCAAAGGTCAATTTGAAGACGTTGTCCTGGCTATGCTGAAAACTCCAGCCCAGTTTGATGCTGACGAGCTCCGGGGTGCAATGAAG GGTCTTGGGACTGATGAAGAAGCCCTGATTGAAATTCTGGCTTCAAGAACCAGCCAGGAGATTAAAGCAGCAAACAGAGTCTACCGAGAGG AACTTAAGAGAGACCTTGCTAAAGATATCACCTCTGATACATCTGGGGACTTTCAGAAGGCTTTACTTTCTCTTGCCAAG GGAGACCGGAGCGAAGATCCTGGGGTGAATGATGAACTGGCTGATAATGATGCCAGG GCCTTATATGAagctggagagaaaaggaaaggaacagATGTGAATGTATTCAATACCATTCTTACGACAAGGAGCTATCCACATCTCCGCAGGG TGTTTCAGAAGTATGCCAAGTACAGCCAGCATGACATGAATAAGGTGTTGGATCTGGAGCTGAAGGGCGATATTGAGAACTGCCTGACAGCCATTG TGAAATGCGCTACATGCAAACCAGCTTTCTTTGCTGAGAAGCTGCACTTGGCCATGAAG GGCGCTGGAACTCGTCACAAGACACTAATCAGGATCATGGTTTCCCGTGCTGAAATTGACATGAATGAGATCAAGGTCTACTACCAGAAGCTGTATGGTGTATCTTTGTGCCAGGCTATTCTG GATGAAACAAAGGGGGACTATGAAACCATCCTGGTTGCTCTGTGTGGAGGAAACTAA